In the Pyrolobus fumarii 1A genome, one interval contains:
- the glyS gene encoding glycine--tRNA ligase has product MSQQDLYEKIVELAKRRGFFWPSYEIYGGVAGFYDMGPLGARLRKKIENLWREYFIHRHQDIIVEIETPIIAPEIVFKASGHVEHFTDPIVECLKCGRKYRADHLIEEKLGVKTEGLSPQELTKIIKEHDLRCPVCGGQLGEVKLFNLLFKTTIGPYSENVGYLRPEAAQGMFVAFKRVYEVMRHKLPLGIAQIGRVARNEISPRQGMMRLREFTIMEFEFFFDPENPHERLDEYLPRVADTKLRILTAEARERGEEKPEEYTVEEVIREGIIKVPWMAYWMAVARDFVHALGVPYENMFFEEKLPHERAHYAQQVFDQLVKVTRWGWVEVSGHAYRTDYDLSRHMKYSGHDLTVFRPYPEPRVVRVKKVVVDKAWVGRTFRSEAPRVFEAISRLSPEEVEKMLKEEGKVVVEGIEIPGDKIKVIEVEEKVSGRRFLPHVVEPSFGSERLLYVTLEYAYTEREGRVVLRLPRRLAPIEVAVFPLTRDEKLVEKALGIKRMLVDAGFTVYYDDDGSIGRRYARADEIGVPAAVTVDYRTLEDDTVTLRDRDTWKQVRLPVSKLLDALRRFINDNVELEKLGEPVEPSGG; this is encoded by the coding sequence ATGTCACAGCAAGACCTCTACGAGAAGATAGTAGAGCTTGCTAAGAGGCGTGGCTTCTTCTGGCCAAGTTACGAGATATATGGCGGAGTTGCAGGCTTCTATGACATGGGTCCTCTTGGTGCTAGACTACGCAAGAAGATCGAGAACCTTTGGCGCGAATACTTCATACATCGACACCAGGATATAATCGTCGAGATAGAGACGCCGATAATAGCACCCGAGATAGTCTTCAAGGCGAGTGGGCACGTCGAGCACTTTACAGATCCTATAGTTGAGTGTCTAAAGTGTGGTAGGAAGTACCGTGCCGACCACCTTATTGAGGAGAAGCTTGGTGTCAAGACAGAGGGGCTCAGTCCACAAGAACTAACCAAGATAATAAAAGAGCATGACCTTCGATGCCCCGTGTGTGGAGGACAACTGGGGGAGGTTAAGCTCTTCAACCTGCTATTCAAGACTACCATAGGCCCCTACTCGGAGAACGTGGGGTATCTACGCCCCGAAGCCGCTCAGGGCATGTTCGTGGCCTTCAAGAGAGTCTATGAGGTGATGAGGCATAAGCTGCCTCTTGGCATAGCGCAGATTGGTCGTGTTGCGCGCAACGAGATATCGCCTAGGCAGGGTATGATGAGGCTGCGTGAATTCACGATAATGGAGTTTGAATTCTTCTTCGACCCGGAGAACCCGCATGAGCGCCTCGACGAGTACCTCCCGAGAGTAGCCGATACGAAGCTTCGCATATTGACGGCTGAGGCTCGCGAGCGCGGCGAAGAGAAGCCCGAGGAGTACACAGTTGAGGAGGTGATAAGGGAGGGCATAATAAAAGTGCCATGGATGGCTTACTGGATGGCTGTTGCTAGGGACTTTGTACACGCGCTAGGCGTGCCTTACGAGAACATGTTCTTTGAGGAGAAGTTGCCTCACGAGAGGGCGCACTATGCTCAGCAAGTATTCGACCAGCTTGTGAAGGTGACGAGGTGGGGGTGGGTCGAGGTCAGCGGCCACGCTTATCGCACAGACTACGACCTGTCAAGACACATGAAGTACAGCGGTCATGACCTAACAGTCTTCCGTCCATATCCTGAGCCTAGAGTCGTGCGCGTCAAGAAGGTGGTTGTGGACAAGGCGTGGGTGGGAAGGACGTTCCGCAGTGAGGCTCCAAGGGTCTTCGAGGCTATATCAAGGCTAAGTCCTGAGGAAGTAGAGAAGATGCTGAAGGAGGAGGGAAAGGTTGTCGTGGAAGGGATTGAGATACCAGGGGACAAGATAAAGGTGATTGAGGTAGAGGAGAAGGTGTCTGGCAGGAGGTTCCTGCCTCACGTTGTAGAGCCGTCATTCGGCTCGGAGAGGCTCCTCTACGTTACACTCGAGTATGCCTATACCGAGCGTGAGGGTAGAGTGGTACTCAGGCTGCCGCGGCGCCTTGCACCGATAGAGGTGGCGGTGTTCCCGTTAACCCGTGACGAGAAGCTCGTCGAGAAGGCGCTTGGCATCAAGAGGATGCTCGTGGACGCAGGCTTCACGGTATACTATGACGATGATGGTAGTATTGGAAGGCGTTATGCCCGTGCCGACGAGATTGGCGTGCCAGCAGCTGTCACAGTCGATTATAGAACGTTGGAGGACGATACAGTGACGCTACGCGACCGTGATACTTGGAAGCAAGTAAGGCTACCGGTGTCAAAACTCCTAGACGCTCTTAGACGCTTCATCAATGATAACGTTGAGCTTGAGAAGCTGGGAGAACCTGTTGAGCCCAGTGGAGGATAG
- the nucS gene encoding endonuclease NucS, whose amino-acid sequence MKPLVFTHPPLQVAELLLREAFSKRKLIVMFCRCSVVYEGRSATILGEGDRLVIVKPDGAVLVHRPRGYSPVNWQPDSQLLEAKLEGDVLLVRSLRAKPRELLEIRVSRVDTLIVAEEMVDNAEFQELIDEAEIRDTLARHPELIEPGLRIVTVEKRIEGRGYADIYGVDSQGRHVVIEVKRVTAGREAVEQLRRYVDAWRKENPQAPVRGILVAPSITEPAAKLLEEYGLEFRKLDLKRIRKILEEERKGKKQPSLLSFVKKGGSAG is encoded by the coding sequence TTGAAGCCACTCGTCTTTACACACCCACCGCTTCAGGTTGCCGAGCTGCTCCTCCGCGAGGCTTTCTCGAAAAGAAAGCTGATAGTAATGTTCTGCAGGTGTAGCGTCGTCTATGAGGGGAGGAGTGCAACGATACTGGGCGAAGGCGATAGACTAGTGATAGTGAAGCCCGATGGAGCCGTACTTGTCCATAGGCCGAGGGGATACTCGCCGGTCAACTGGCAACCGGATAGCCAGCTCCTAGAGGCTAAGCTTGAGGGCGACGTGCTCCTAGTCCGTAGTTTGCGAGCAAAGCCCCGTGAGCTTCTTGAGATACGCGTGTCAAGGGTTGATACGCTGATAGTCGCGGAGGAGATGGTCGACAACGCCGAGTTCCAAGAGCTTATAGACGAGGCGGAGATACGCGATACACTAGCGAGACACCCTGAGCTGATAGAGCCGGGGCTAAGGATAGTCACCGTTGAGAAGAGGATAGAGGGGCGCGGCTATGCCGACATCTATGGCGTTGATAGCCAGGGGCGACACGTGGTTATCGAGGTTAAGAGGGTAACTGCCGGACGTGAGGCTGTAGAGCAGCTTCGTAGATATGTAGACGCATGGAGAAAGGAGAATCCCCAGGCCCCTGTCCGCGGCATCCTCGTCGCACCAAGCATCACCGAGCCGGCAGCCAAGCTACTCGAAGAGTATGGCCTCGAGTTTCGCAAGCTTGACTTGAAACGCATCAGGAAGATACTCGAGGAGGAACGCAAGGGCAAGAAGCAACCATCACTCCTATCCTTCGTCAAGAAGGGCGGCTCAGCAGGCTAA
- a CDS encoding ATP-grasp domain-containing protein — MKIAVIVSSTRLSWSTRRLIAVLRSRGHHVLLINASDVALVADKGFEARIGPHRLDPDAVIVRSLGMNTSLEQFLSRLTVLAFLEEMGIPVINPWLPTLIARTKMLTTLFLAKAGIPVPPTLLTESLGVTLHYVREWGSVVFKPLTGSLGLGAFKADDIDTAYHVASMFLSFSRPVYMQAFIPKSGNSDKRVFVVGDSVVAAARRVAPPGEWKTNVARGGKVEPTTLDEEEERIAVKAVKALGLYYAGVDIARGTDDKLVVFEVNAMPNWRGLYRATGVDPAEHIARLLEGLAKRGGEE; from the coding sequence TTGAAGATCGCTGTGATAGTCTCGTCAACGAGACTATCATGGTCTACTAGGAGGCTGATAGCAGTACTGCGCTCCCGTGGCCACCACGTATTACTGATAAACGCTTCAGACGTCGCTCTTGTCGCCGATAAGGGCTTTGAGGCTCGCATAGGCCCGCACAGACTCGACCCTGACGCTGTGATAGTACGTAGCCTGGGCATGAATACTAGCCTTGAGCAGTTCCTCTCACGTTTAACCGTTTTGGCCTTTCTCGAGGAGATGGGGATACCGGTAATCAACCCATGGCTCCCAACGCTGATAGCGAGGACTAAGATGCTCACAACACTCTTCCTGGCAAAAGCAGGGATACCGGTACCACCCACGCTGCTAACTGAGAGCCTAGGCGTAACACTACACTATGTGCGCGAGTGGGGTAGTGTTGTGTTCAAACCTTTGACAGGCAGCCTCGGGCTAGGAGCGTTCAAAGCCGACGACATAGACACAGCTTATCACGTGGCAAGCATGTTCCTTAGCTTCTCGCGCCCTGTTTACATGCAAGCTTTCATACCGAAATCCGGAAACTCCGACAAGAGGGTCTTCGTGGTCGGTGACAGTGTAGTTGCAGCTGCTAGGAGGGTTGCACCGCCAGGCGAGTGGAAGACGAATGTAGCCCGTGGCGGCAAGGTAGAGCCAACAACTCTTGACGAGGAAGAGGAGCGTATAGCCGTGAAGGCGGTCAAGGCGCTTGGCCTCTATTACGCGGGTGTCGACATCGCGAGAGGTACAGATGACAAACTAGTCGTCTTCGAGGTTAACGCGATGCCCAACTGGAGGGGGCTCTACAGGGCGACGGGTGTCGACCCCGCTGAGCACATAGCCAGGCTCCTGGAGGGTCTTGCAAAGAGGGGCGGTGAAGAGTAG
- a CDS encoding glycosyl transferase — MLLDAVLGILAGAVGGILGAWISRKLGVMGVDALKPWRRERVPDAAGSGLALMLAIAMIVSWVVNGGDPSIYSAAVLVLLYNMLVGLADDVWRMDPVTKPILTMTSASLVMLVGGLNPQVYIPFFGWARLSIVYPAVLPLLIGVSANAFNMIDSVNGSMPTAGIVVGLVLIVSGNLMASMLGYQPPVEAMRLLVITVAGLLAYLLLYNRYPARVFNGDSGSLSIGALIGYLASASKQEAVYLVAITPLILNGFQIITTMRGFAERREIPRPTMIDDEGVVRATCDPRSPPTLIQLLTLREGLRELEIYVALVMLYLVAGLAAIAAAYLFYSLA; from the coding sequence TTGCTGCTCGATGCGGTGCTGGGCATCCTAGCTGGTGCCGTTGGCGGTATACTAGGGGCGTGGATCTCGAGGAAGCTTGGCGTAATGGGTGTTGACGCTCTGAAGCCCTGGAGGAGGGAGAGGGTACCTGACGCGGCTGGCTCCGGTTTGGCACTGATGCTCGCTATAGCTATGATAGTCTCGTGGGTGGTTAACGGAGGCGATCCTAGCATCTATTCTGCTGCGGTTCTAGTGTTGCTCTATAACATGTTGGTAGGGTTGGCCGATGACGTTTGGAGGATGGATCCTGTCACCAAGCCAATCTTGACAATGACGTCAGCATCCCTCGTGATGCTGGTTGGGGGTCTCAATCCGCAAGTCTACATACCATTCTTCGGCTGGGCTAGGTTAAGCATAGTATACCCCGCAGTCCTCCCGTTGCTCATAGGCGTTTCGGCCAACGCATTCAATATGATAGATAGTGTCAACGGGTCTATGCCGACAGCAGGTATCGTGGTAGGGCTTGTCCTCATAGTATCGGGCAACCTGATGGCATCAATGCTTGGTTACCAGCCCCCGGTTGAAGCTATGAGACTGCTCGTCATAACAGTGGCTGGGCTTCTCGCTTACCTCCTCCTGTATAACCGGTACCCGGCTCGCGTGTTCAACGGGGACTCGGGGAGCCTCTCGATAGGTGCGCTAATAGGCTATCTAGCCTCAGCTTCGAAACAGGAGGCCGTATACCTAGTAGCCATAACGCCGTTGATACTCAATGGCTTCCAGATAATCACGACCATGAGGGGTTTTGCTGAGAGACGCGAGATACCCAGGCCTACAATGATAGATGATGAGGGTGTTGTGCGCGCCACTTGTGACCCGAGGAGCCCGCCGACCCTAATACAGCTGCTTACTCTCCGCGAGGGGCTCCGCGAGTTAGAGATATACGTGGCTCTCGTGATGCTATATCTTGTTGCGGGATTGGCTGCTATCGCAGCCGCCTACCTCTTCTACAGTCTTGCGTAG
- a CDS encoding S-methyl-5'-thioadenosine phosphorylase: MSWVLGVKPPVQAEIGVIGGSGLYDPGIVENAREVKVYTPFGEPSDAIIVGEVKGRRVAFLPRHGRGHRIPPHRVNYRANIWALKALGVKWVISVSAVGSLREDYKPGDLVVPDQFIDMTKKRDYTFFEGPVVAHVSMADPFCEQLRRELIAAGERLGYRIHPKGTYVCIEGPRFSTRAESRIWKDVFKADIIGMTLVPEVNLACEAQLCYATLAMITDYDVWAERPVTAEEVIRIMAENVEKAKRILYEVIPRLPEEPEPSLCSCCKALETALL, from the coding sequence TTGAGTTGGGTTCTTGGTGTTAAGCCCCCGGTACAAGCAGAAATCGGTGTTATTGGTGGGAGTGGCCTCTACGATCCTGGTATAGTGGAGAATGCGCGTGAGGTTAAGGTGTACACGCCTTTCGGCGAGCCGAGTGACGCGATCATTGTAGGCGAGGTCAAGGGTAGGCGTGTCGCCTTCCTACCGAGACATGGCCGCGGTCACAGAATACCGCCACATAGGGTAAACTATCGGGCCAACATCTGGGCTTTGAAGGCACTTGGCGTAAAGTGGGTGATCTCTGTATCTGCCGTGGGGAGCCTCCGCGAGGACTACAAACCCGGTGACTTAGTAGTCCCAGACCAGTTCATCGACATGACAAAGAAGCGCGACTATACCTTCTTCGAGGGCCCCGTGGTTGCGCACGTCAGTATGGCTGACCCGTTCTGCGAGCAGCTACGCCGCGAGCTTATCGCCGCTGGCGAGAGGCTAGGCTACCGTATACACCCTAAGGGCACATACGTGTGCATAGAGGGTCCAAGATTCTCCACAAGAGCGGAATCAAGGATATGGAAGGACGTGTTCAAGGCAGATATCATCGGGATGACTCTGGTCCCCGAGGTCAACCTCGCCTGCGAGGCGCAACTATGCTATGCAACACTAGCCATGATAACCGACTATGACGTGTGGGCGGAGAGGCCGGTCACTGCAGAGGAGGTTATCAGGATAATGGCTGAGAACGTGGAGAAGGCAAAGAGGATACTCTACGAGGTCATCCCGAGGCTCCCAGAGGAGCCCGAGCCCAGCCTCTGCAGCTGCTGTAAAGCACTTGAGACCGCCCTCCTCTAG
- a CDS encoding FAD-dependent oxidoreductase → MATRFDYLVVGAGPGGAWFAREAVDRGLRVAVVEAVKPGFKVCGGAIPALFEKQVGKVPSESIISEVRGFRVYLDGEMLWEEHGSLWGYLLDKRIFLENVLEGVDVYTGRVFNFESRSVKGLDIHWERLVVAAGPLAPNYKGDRIYAVQGIYRGDFDEGVIEIHFDSRLVGYYWVFPTSRREARIGVGGYGEPREFLEMLAKFVKKLGVEEIEHPKGSYINIGGVERVEENGVVYVGEAAGFVYPVTGEGIRPSAMSAKLILRMLEGDESARRELETLKKSINAQRKILDFVKAASPEARARFMKKMGGGLAMRVALGELGAMERLLSLLPSRVASFLARLLG, encoded by the coding sequence CGGGGGCTGCGTGTTGCCGTAGTCGAGGCGGTTAAGCCCGGATTCAAGGTGTGTGGCGGCGCTATCCCGGCACTCTTCGAGAAGCAGGTTGGCAAGGTCCCAAGCGAGTCTATAATCAGTGAAGTTAGAGGCTTCCGAGTCTACCTTGATGGCGAGATGCTCTGGGAGGAGCACGGTAGCCTTTGGGGCTACTTGCTTGACAAGCGCATCTTCCTAGAGAATGTGCTAGAAGGCGTGGATGTGTACACGGGGCGCGTGTTTAACTTCGAGTCTCGTAGTGTAAAGGGTCTTGATATACACTGGGAGCGTCTAGTCGTAGCGGCGGGGCCTCTAGCACCCAACTACAAGGGTGACAGGATATACGCGGTGCAAGGCATCTATCGTGGAGATTTTGATGAGGGTGTCATCGAGATACACTTTGATTCGAGGCTTGTGGGTTACTACTGGGTATTCCCGACGTCAAGACGGGAGGCCAGGATAGGCGTCGGCGGGTATGGCGAGCCACGCGAGTTTCTAGAGATGCTCGCCAAGTTTGTCAAGAAGCTTGGCGTCGAGGAGATCGAGCATCCTAAGGGCTCCTACATAAACATAGGTGGCGTCGAGAGAGTCGAGGAGAACGGTGTAGTCTATGTCGGTGAAGCTGCAGGTTTCGTATACCCTGTAACAGGTGAGGGTATACGACCCTCCGCTATGAGTGCTAAGCTAATACTCCGTATGCTTGAGGGTGATGAGAGTGCGAGAAGGGAGCTAGAGACGCTCAAGAAGAGTATCAACGCGCAGAGGAAGATACTGGACTTCGTGAAGGCGGCTAGCCCCGAGGCTAGAGCCCGGTTCATGAAGAAGATGGGCGGCGGGCTTGCGATGAGAGTCGCGCTAGGCGAGCTAGGCGCCATGGAGAGGCTTCTATCACTACTTCCGTCGAGGGTGGCGTCTTTCCTGGCAAGGCTGCTGGGCTAA
- a CDS encoding CDP-alcohol phosphatidyltransferase family protein, with the protein MVLVPKLRGKIGVYVERLAARLPPYPDAYTLAGLAATFAGCALVLRGNLWVGVALFVLGALLDALDGAVARAHRIVSRRGGFLDSLSDRLSDAAITYGYSIFAPAWLVYTAGVAALVYSYARARAEAAICKKLEGVGVLERGERLPVQLVIYLVYGLVGNAAALMLLAAYTVALLIALVDRSLRLYRVLGYLDSGSE; encoded by the coding sequence ATGGTCCTCGTGCCTAAGCTGCGTGGCAAGATAGGGGTGTACGTCGAGAGGTTGGCTGCGCGCCTGCCACCTTACCCGGACGCTTATACACTAGCTGGGCTCGCGGCCACCTTTGCAGGGTGTGCACTTGTCCTAAGAGGCAATCTCTGGGTGGGCGTTGCTCTATTCGTGCTCGGCGCGCTGCTGGATGCTCTAGACGGTGCTGTTGCAAGGGCGCATCGTATAGTTTCTAGGAGGGGAGGCTTCCTAGACTCGCTCTCGGATAGACTCTCGGATGCGGCTATCACATACGGGTATAGCATCTTTGCACCCGCATGGCTCGTATACACGGCTGGTGTGGCGGCGCTCGTGTACAGCTATGCTAGGGCTAGAGCGGAGGCGGCCATCTGCAAGAAGCTTGAGGGTGTTGGTGTCCTTGAGAGGGGCGAGAGGCTACCCGTACAACTAGTAATATACCTCGTGTACGGGTTGGTTGGCAACGCGGCTGCGCTGATGCTGCTAGCCGCGTATACGGTTGCGCTGCTAATAGCGCTGGTTGACAGATCGCTGAGACTCTACCGAGTCTTGGGCTATCTTGATTCGGGTTCAGAATAA
- a CDS encoding DNA primase large subunit: MLRQQSIIVDAARYPYTVDLEQFVRKRFGPVSYSVLMLRRDVVERALERIREAIERGAISVGNGNPEVETLAFYLGLLLVTLLNDRWAVSRYALAEAERSYQSLLHESDETIVAIAQKIGVGLEYHEKGLKQPYAVTSTGIVLYREYHYSISIFEYARVARRLVGDPKWKPTNLPVKDGRVYLDKDMAVRLLKEAIMEYIERLASTFSEVKPEKLPDELIQVLEEARRVLNEARPKPKVMRAGGKIRVKLPKGFVVEEAFPPCMADIIDRARRGEHLSHHERFAIATFLLNLGVDIDRVVDVFRNLPDFNEKVARYQVEHLAGLRGSGKKYRTYSCEKMRSLGICKGECETRSPIQAYYRNVSRLVKEGKLRLESISGSGEAGEPGVGGVEPQEEGGGTGGGNEHEDEV, encoded by the coding sequence ATGCTGCGGCAACAGAGCATTATCGTGGATGCTGCTCGGTACCCTTATACTGTTGACTTGGAGCAGTTTGTGAGGAAGAGGTTTGGGCCCGTATCGTACAGCGTGTTAATGCTTCGACGGGATGTTGTAGAGCGTGCACTTGAGAGGATACGTGAGGCTATCGAGAGAGGCGCTATAAGCGTCGGCAATGGCAACCCGGAAGTCGAGACTCTTGCCTTCTACCTCGGACTTCTTCTGGTGACGTTGCTCAATGATAGATGGGCTGTGTCTAGGTATGCACTGGCAGAGGCCGAGAGGAGCTACCAGAGCCTGCTCCACGAGAGCGACGAGACTATAGTTGCTATCGCGCAGAAGATTGGAGTTGGGCTAGAGTACCACGAGAAGGGGTTGAAACAACCGTATGCGGTGACCTCGACAGGAATAGTCCTGTACCGCGAGTATCACTACTCAATAAGCATCTTTGAGTATGCCAGGGTGGCTAGAAGGCTTGTTGGCGACCCGAAATGGAAGCCCACTAACCTACCCGTTAAGGATGGCCGCGTGTACCTCGATAAGGACATGGCTGTTAGGCTGCTGAAGGAGGCTATAATGGAGTACATTGAGAGGCTTGCAAGCACATTCTCGGAGGTTAAACCGGAGAAGCTGCCAGACGAGCTTATCCAGGTGCTCGAGGAGGCTAGACGCGTGCTAAACGAGGCTAGACCCAAGCCCAAGGTCATGAGGGCTGGCGGCAAGATACGCGTGAAGCTGCCAAAGGGCTTCGTTGTGGAGGAGGCCTTCCCGCCCTGCATGGCTGATATAATCGATAGGGCCCGGAGAGGAGAACACCTCAGCCACCACGAGAGGTTTGCAATCGCAACATTCCTCTTGAACCTTGGTGTTGATATAGATCGTGTTGTTGACGTGTTCCGCAACCTACCGGATTTCAACGAAAAGGTTGCGAGGTATCAGGTCGAGCATCTGGCGGGCCTTCGAGGCTCTGGCAAGAAGTACCGCACCTATAGCTGCGAGAAGATGAGAAGCCTCGGAATATGCAAGGGCGAGTGTGAGACGCGTAGCCCCATACAGGCCTACTATCGCAACGTCTCTAGGCTCGTGAAGGAAGGCAAGCTTCGCCTAGAGTCTATAAGCGGGAGTGGCGAAGCGGGTGAGCCGGGTGTAGGCGGTGTCGAGCCGCAAGAGGAGGGCGGCGGCACCGGCGGCGGAAACGAGCACGAAGATGAGGTATGA
- the folE gene encoding GTP cyclohydrolase I FolE produces MVPRVDKEKVEKAVRMLLEAIGEDPDREGLRETPRRVAEMLEEILGGYDTVEDYAWFTEESDLVVVAGIRFYSLCEHHLLPFFGVAHVAYLPKGKVIGLSKIVRIVQKYARRLQIQERMTQQIADEVMHATGSEDVMVVTEAIHLCMAMRGVKTPAPTIVAALRGEFRRDTWLKKEVYDMIAPFRLSRLVSL; encoded by the coding sequence GTGGTGCCGCGTGTTGACAAAGAGAAGGTCGAGAAGGCTGTTCGAATGCTCCTTGAGGCTATCGGGGAGGATCCGGATCGTGAGGGATTGAGAGAGACGCCGCGTCGTGTAGCCGAGATGCTCGAGGAGATACTAGGCGGGTATGATACTGTCGAGGATTACGCGTGGTTTACTGAGGAGAGCGACCTGGTGGTGGTTGCCGGCATAAGGTTCTATAGTCTGTGCGAGCATCACCTGCTGCCGTTCTTCGGTGTAGCTCATGTAGCCTACTTGCCAAAGGGTAAGGTGATAGGCTTGTCAAAGATAGTGCGTATCGTGCAAAAATATGCGCGTAGGTTGCAGATACAGGAGAGGATGACTCAACAGATAGCTGATGAGGTTATGCATGCAACTGGCTCGGAGGACGTGATGGTGGTTACGGAGGCTATCCACCTCTGCATGGCTATGCGTGGCGTGAAGACCCCTGCACCAACGATAGTTGCGGCGCTAAGAGGCGAGTTTAGGAGGGACACGTGGCTAAAGAAAGAAGTGTATGACATGATTGCACCGTTTCGTTTGTCGCGGCTTGTCTCGCTCTGA
- a CDS encoding 30S ribosomal protein S25e, translated as MSSRKRRAAAPAAETSTKMRYEVDIPEGFYQRIKREIVKEKFITPYMMAEKYNMTVSLAKKVLRRLVREGVLKVYVYNRRAPIYVPASA; from the coding sequence GTGTCGAGCCGCAAGAGGAGGGCGGCGGCACCGGCGGCGGAAACGAGCACGAAGATGAGGTATGAAGTTGATATACCCGAAGGGTTCTACCAGAGGATCAAAAGAGAGATTGTGAAGGAGAAGTTCATCACGCCATACATGATGGCCGAGAAGTACAACATGACCGTATCGCTTGCTAAGAAGGTCCTTAGGCGCCTCGTCCGCGAGGGCGTCCTGAAGGTATACGTCTATAACCGCCGCGCGCCTATATACGTGCCAGCATCCGCGTAA